The DNA segment CTCTTTACAACTAACAGGGAAAGAATACAGCAAAGGTGACTCCAGATATGTTGGAAGGGACTCAGCCGTAATTGCGGTCGAAGGAATAACCGCTGTTCTGGAGGGCCCAGCTTGCATTCTAGCTGCGTACGTTATACTTTTCATTACCTTTTTAacattagagttaaatgccattttagtccctgtggtttgggccattttgccagtttagtccaaaggtttcatttttaacctgtgggtccaaaaaggtttcacagttgccattttagtccacttggttaacttcatccattttttctgttaacgagaaggacaattcggtcattttatatggctgaattgcccttttagttaccagaattacatacaaaatgaccgaattgtccttctcgttaacagaaaaaatggatgaagttaaccaagtggactaaaatggcaactgtgaaacctttttggacccacaggttaaaaatgaaacctttggactaaactggcaaaatggcccaaaccatagggactaaaatgttAACATTAATAATTTTGGTATTAAAAAATTGTATTCCAATTCCAAGTAATTAAAAGTTTATTTGCTGATGTTTTACAGGTATGCTATAGCGACAAGAAAATCATACAGTCACTTGCTTCAGATCGCTATTGCTCTTGGACAACTCTATGGAACAGCGGTGTATTTCATAACATCTTACCTAGAAGGTGACAACTTTGCTGCAAGCGCGTATTACTATTATTTTTATTACGTGATTATGAACTCGTTTTGGGTTTGGATACCTTCCCTCATTGTGATCCGGTCCTGGAAGAAGATATGTGCAGCAGTACGCGCACAAGAACAGAAAAAGACCAAAACGCGTTAAGATGTTCTGCGTTCGCCCCAGATGTCACTTCCTTATTGTTATGATTTATGAATATTCACCATTTagggtttatttatttttttgcttGGTAAGGGAACATATTTGATCAAGAATTCGCAAAAACTTAACCTTATTTCATTTAGGATTTGcaaacaaaatgcaaacctcataTCATTTAGGCTTGTTTTGAAGTTTGTATTATTTATACTTTTGTATTTCAAACTTTAATTTGAAGTTAGATAAAGATTGTTGGGTCACCTTGATATTTATGGGCATAATTTAGGGGTGACGGGTTGAATCGCTGAACCCGAACATGACATATTTTTGCTCGTGTCAAAGACATCAAACCTAAACCGGTCACACTTAAACAGTGCAGCCTAAACATGAGCTATGTGCATATAAAAAATACTGCTCTGCTAGCTTTCAAAAAGATGTTAATGGCCTCTTGTCCTAGTGGAGATTCAAGTGTATATATCTCTGTTGTCAAGACTCACTCAGGGGCGCGCATAGGCCCATCCCAGCCTTCTTGCTTTGCTTCAAAAGCCTCACTTTTAGGCCCTCAGACGCATTTTCAGGCCAAATTCCAACGAAATTCAGGTCAAAAATCGTTTGAACAGGTTTAAacatgtttgaaacaattataaGAACATTAAATAAGCCTGGAAACAACCTAAAAcaaggggtaactttgtagaatagtaatcAAGTTctaaaagtgttccaattaggtcactcaagtttcaaaagtgttccaatcaggtcactcaacattcatttttcattaaaattaagggttttttcatcaatttcataagtaaccatggtgatgtggatttttgtttcttttttcccttttatttgatgctaactttGAGTGATAACGtgaattgtaacttgttttttttaatttttaatgtaattaaagtgtttttatttttaatagatataatttcatatattaaaataatccgaccccaacatcttattcttcatttttttcttgacgCATAGGAAAAAGGACAtgactcgatttgaatgttaagttatctaattgggacaaaaaccatacgagtgacctaattagaacacttttaaaattTGGTTACTATTATGTGACATATTCCCCCTAAAACAACTAAACTAGTCTTAAGGAAGCCTAAAACAACATATATTTTTACCTCCCCTTCAATTTAAATGTTCAACTTCTGTCACTGCTCATTTGTTGTTCCACTGTATGCAATTTTGAACTCCACCACCTAAAACGACTAAACTAGCCCTAAAGAAGCCTAAAAATAGATATACGGGAGTTTCTTTTTTTCCCCTTGTGTGAATCGGATACCAATtcaagaggaaacctaataaaCATGAGAAAAACCCCTTGTGTGAATCGAACCcaagacctattggtcccaaagtcttATCTCACCCTCAAAATGCCACTACCCTGTAAAACAAATTCTTaagggtgctactttctacaccccccctatttacttttttcacccccctcctctcacatacttacaggtggggcctgcgtgGGACCGATAGTTTTTCTCTCACAAGGGGGGGTGTAATCAGGAAGGAGGGGGGTGTGTATAGAATGGGCCATTCTTAATATAGgctactttttatttttatattattttaatggCTAAAGCCCCTTGGTTTGCTCTAcagtagggatgagctcggtaccgaccggtaccggAACCGAAAGTACAggtaccgaaaatccccaaaagtgggtaccggtacagtatcggtatttgagggtaaaaaccggtaccgTACCAGACCGATACcgaattggtaccgaaaatgtacCCGATTCAGTAAATTCGATACCGGTACCAGGTCCAATTTGCTCATCCTACTCTACAGGGTTCAACTCCCCTTGCAACTGAGAAAACAAAAATGTCAGTTTTCTTATCAACTTCACCTCTTCTTCCTTCAAGAACTCAAACCCTCATTCTAAACCAACACACTTCACAATCCCACACATCAATTCATCTTCTCAATGCTATTCCTTCAATTCCTTTTATAGCTTTAAACAATAAACCCTTCAACAACAAAAACCCATATATTACATTATCAGCAAACTCTACTTCACCAACAATCAACGATTCAGGTAAAAGTTTAACAAAAAGACACAAAAAGCAACCGCTTTTAAGCGAGGGAAGAGACACTGACGAATCTTTAGGGCTTGTTTGTCCGGGATGTGGTGTTTTTATGCAAGATTATGATCCTACTCAACCTGGGTATTATCAGAAAAGGAAAGTGGAAATCACAAATGGGTTTGAAGATGAGTTTGTGTTAGATGATCTTGATGAAGGAGAAAGCGAAATCGAGAGTAAAATCGATATTTTGGATGATGATGAGATTGATTGGGAATTAGattttgaagatgatgaagatgatttgAAGGAGTTAGATGGGTTTACGGATCCGGGTATCGGGTATGGTAATATCACTGAGGAAGTACTCGAAAAGGCGAAAAAGAAAAGGGTATCGAAATCCGAAAGGAAAAGATTGGCTAGAGAAGCTCAGTTGGAGAAGGAGGAGGTTACAGTTTGTGCAAGGTGTCATTCTTTGAGAAATTATGGTCAGGTTAAGAATCAAACTGCTGAGAACTTGATACCGGATTTTGATTTCGACAAATTGATTAGTACCCGGTTGATGAAACCGACAGGAAATGCGGATTCCACAGTTGTAGTAATAGTTGTTGATTGTGTGGATTTTGATGGTTCGTTTCCGAAACGAGCTGCTAAGTCTTTGTTTGAGTCGTTGGAAGGGGGTCGTGACGGTTTGCCGAGAAGTAAAAAGTTGCCGAAACTTGTTCTGGTGGCTACGAAAGTCGATCTTTTGCCTTCGCAGATATCGCCCACTAGACTAGACCGATGGGTTCGACACCGTGCTAAGGCTCACGGTGCACCTAGGTTAAACGGGGTGTATCTGGTTAGTTCGCGGAAGGATTTAGGTGTTAGGAATTTGCTGACTTTTGTTAAAGATTTGGCTGGACCTAGAGGGCATGTGTGGGTGATTGGGGCACAAAATGCTGGTAAATCGACGTTGATTAATGCGTTTGCTAAGAAAGGAGGGGTGAAAGCTACTAAGCTTACTGAAGCTGCGGTTCCTGGGACGACGCTTGGTATTTTGAGAATTGGAGGGGTGTTATCTGCTAAGGCGAAAATGTATGATACACCGGGGTTATTACATCCGTATTTGATGTCAATGAGATTGAACAGAGAGGAACAAAAGATGGTTGAAATACGAAAGGAGTTACGCCCTCGAACATATAGAATTAAGGCAAGTACTTTATATTCTTGTCGTTATTTTTTCGTATTCTTGATATAGTAAGTATGATGTTGGTATATCGCAGCAAGGGCAGACGATACACGTTGGTGGTCTAATGAGACTGGACCTAAATCAAGCATCCGTGCAGACAATATATGTTACGGTTTGGGCCTCCCCGAATGTTTCTCTACATCTTGGGAAGGTTGAAAATGCAGACGAAATTTGGAACAAGCATGCTGGTGTTAGATTACAGGTATGTAGTCTGCTTATTTTCATGCGCTTCAACATGTGTTCGGTTGTTGCAAACATGTATGAAAATGTATGAAAGCACTAAGTTTCTTTAAACCATCACTTTTTTATGCATATATGAAAATGTTTCTTATTTTGTTTCAGCCGCCAATTGGTGTAGATCGCTTGTCGGAATTAGGGAAGTGGGAGTCAAGGGAAGTCAAAGTGTCTGGAACAAGCTGGGATGTGAACAGCGTTGACTTATCGGCTGCGGGTCTTGGTTGGTTTTCTTTGGGTTTAAAAGGCGAAGCTACATTGACATTGTGGACGTTTGATGGCATTGAGATAACGACCCGAGAACCCTTAGTACTTGATCGTGCACCGTTTCTTGAAAGACCTGGCTTTTTGCTCCCGAAGGCCATATCGGATGCCATCACCAAGGAAAACAAAACTGAGTCCCAAAAAGAAGATGCGCTAGTCTAGTCTTTAGTCTTTACTTTGTGCCTAAACATACTTGTTATTCTGGCAACACCAAAGGCAATGCCTGGCTATTTTTCTTAATGACAAGTGTGTGAGCTTTCTATTACATGTATACACATGACGAATTTGATTCTTCGGTTTCTTAGTGCCTGATAGCTTTGTTGTATTTGATGTAGTTTTTTAAAGTCATTTGTTCCTTTGATCTGTAATGATGTTATTGTTCTTCCACATGGTTCTCACATTTGTGCTGCTAAGGGTGTGcaacttggtttaaaaaagcgcgaagCGCTCCGAAAcgttttggttccaaaagctttaagcgaagcttcaagtgcgaagcgagagcttcacgtatacgAGGCGCTccatattatatataattatatataatgttaattttatatatatgtataaaagatAGCTATCCATattaaatatatgtattttataatgttaattttgtacttttatgcataaattaaaaagtttaaggaccaaatgtaaactactgaagatagagggggttaaatgtttaaatagaCAAACTATCTTTACACTTTTTAAGTAAAAAGTTAAAAGTTTCAGAGACTGAATGTAAACTAatgaaagatagaggggttaaatgtttaaaaacctTAACTTATAAAAACCCTAAAAGCCTAAAAGATACGCAGCCGcatctctcttcttcttcttcttcttccccctCTTCCCCCTTCTTCCTTGTTTCCGGCTGAAATCAACTCCGTCGCCGGATTTCACATAGGAAGTCGCTATATCGTCGATATAAGGTCGATATGTACCTTGTAAAGACTGTTGGGCTTAAAAAATGGCCCAAATGGTGATCTGATAGGCTGGAGCGTCGCTTCACAACTTCATCGCTTCGCCGCTTAAAGCTCGCTTCACTTCGCTTCATGTAATGTAACGCTTCAGAGCCAAAAAAGCGTTTTTTCCAGCGCTTCATCGCTTCAAGCTCGCTTCAAGCGCGCTTTTTTAAACACAGGTGTGCAATGGGTCAGAATTCAGAAATAGATTgaaactaggggtgcaaacgagccggctcgagaaaaagctcgaaatgAGCCAAGCCTTATCAAGCTGAgctagtaaacgagcccgagctgagcttatttaaacttgtttacgagcTGAGCCCGGACACATACATAAGCTTGTTTAGTTAACGAGCCTGAGCTTCACTTATCAAGCCTAAGCGAGTGCATTATTTATGTTACTTTTATTAGATATATTGATTAATATGTATATTAAGTCATTAATGGCACGTTTAGGTTTTAAATCGGCAGGTTTGAGGATGAGGATATGAACACGCCTAGATGGTAGGATGCATAGAAAGTTAAGACCTTGCTCTATACATAAACTTACAACATACAAACAAAGTTGCTACagtttctctctttttctttttgtaaataCATACAGAACCCATAGCTAAGCAAGGCCCGAGAAACTAATCACATTCAGCTCAGCGCGGTTGCTGAATGCGTTGTGAGTGAATCTTCGGGCTAAAAGATCTCACTGGCTTTTCTGCATACCTGGCCATCTCCACTTGTGACCCGGGTGTCGCTTTTGACAAGCTCAAACTCCTGATTAGTGTTTCAGCCTCGATTCCCAACCCTGCAAAAACAACCAGAATAACACAAGTCAAAACCGGCAACAACATGATTATGCTCTTCTTTTAAGTGTACGTGTTGCTATTTGCAAATTACCGTTTGAAGGCATCTGCTGGTACGCAGGTGAGCCGAACGCGTTCACACTTTCCATCCAAGACGAATGGAGGAATTGCTCATATTGTGCTTCCATGGATAACAGATCTTCATCAGTGTCGATAGAATCCGGTAGCATGTCAACAATGTCACAGTCATCTGCTGTGTTTCCAAACGAACCATCCGTCCCCTGCTGCGGCTGTTGCTGGCTGAGCCAGTAGTCATGAAACCAAGTTGAGGTCTTCACCAGCTGCCACCATTCTGGGGAGAAATCCTCCACTTGGCGAACAGCAGCGGGGATGAACAACGGTGCGTTCGGGTTCAGATTCGACCTTCTTTGTGAAACCAGCGACATCCCTACTTTCAAACAAGGCTTCTTCTTCCACAATGGTTTCAGTTATAGAAAGTTACCTGCCAGTGAAAAACTTGTTGGTTAAATAACAACCATAACAGATTTTTCAAAGCTTGCAACCACCCAATACATAAACAGTATAATAAGAACAACTTTGTGATCGCAGGCTCGCAGCTAAAGTCTGATGTTAAGTTGATCAGTCTTGAGTCATCATATagtctaaggggctgtttggcaacttctaaaTGGTCAAGTGCTCAACCAATAAGAGGTCTAAATCATTAAgtgttaagtgctgaaccagtaagagttaggtctgaaccattaatctttcagaggcaaatgtctgaccaattcagattagcgGTCTGAACTATTCAGACTCAGAAGGGCTGtccaaaaagctcgcggctcggagctcgctcaaagctcgctcggatttagctcggaaaaagctcgctcgatatggcttggtttgaaagtgagccgagctggctcggctagaaagtgagcctagctcggctcggctcgtgatgAGCCAAATTGAGCCCAATttggctcgcttggtagctcggctcggcttagctcgaattattttacttgtaacatattttattttgatatacatataatatattaaaaaaatgattattatttacatgtatttaggctTATAGTTTTATATCTATGacatatttaaaggttgattgTCGTGCTAACgaacaaatattgtatttacttgaaatataaaacttattttgcgttgttgaaCGTGATTTTGGCTTGTAAGTATTAGGTttaacttattttgaatatgttcttttgaagtattgaataatattttagaatactgAATTTTGAGAGATATGtattaattttcatttttaaaatcGAGCAAAACCAAGCCGAGctgagccagctcggtttataatcgagccgagcccgagcttgccctagctcggctcggcttggctcatgaacagccctcagtataatgcttaaccattcagagacaaatgtctgaaccatccaaacaaatagtctgaaccattaagcactgaaccagtaaaaggggtctgaaccattaagagataaacaaacaacccctaaatcATTTGATATTCTTAAAAACCAAAATTTGTGAAGTGATCTCTCATATAACACTAAAGTTTTAAGAAAATCATCGGTGTTGATTAATAATTATATCAGTCAAATTCCGCGATTTGAAGCGaaagaaaacatttttataacaaaaaatgcTCAACTATTGGAAACCAAAGTTCGGTAAATTTCCATGTCAATCAATCAGCCTAATAATCTAAATCAATTTTTTAAACCGCTTCTAATTCTAAAATTCTATCAAAATCATGAATTACGAACATCCAGACCACAATTATAAAGTCAATCACATCTCAT comes from the Helianthus annuus cultivar XRQ/B chromosome 4, HanXRQr2.0-SUNRISE, whole genome shotgun sequence genome and includes:
- the LOC110937955 gene encoding probable 3-beta-hydroxysteroid-Delta(8),Delta(7)-isomerase, encoding MAGVDASESIHPFIPKDLILPDYVPIILSQSTILGVYGSASLLVVFFVWILAGRFPKISKTDKILMCWWVFTGLTHMILEGYFVFTPEFFKQKNPTYLAEVWKEYSKGDSRYVGRDSAVIAVEGITAVLEGPACILAAYAIATRKSYSHLLQIAIALGQLYGTAVYFITSYLEGDNFAASAYYYYFYYVIMNSFWVWIPSLIVIRSWKKICAAVRAQEQKKTKTR
- the LOC110937954 gene encoding GTP-binding protein BRASSINAZOLE INSENSITIVE PALE GREEN 2, chloroplastic → MSVFLSTSPLLPSRTQTLILNQHTSQSHTSIHLLNAIPSIPFIALNNKPFNNKNPYITLSANSTSPTINDSGKSLTKRHKKQPLLSEGRDTDESLGLVCPGCGVFMQDYDPTQPGYYQKRKVEITNGFEDEFVLDDLDEGESEIESKIDILDDDEIDWELDFEDDEDDLKELDGFTDPGIGYGNITEEVLEKAKKKRVSKSERKRLAREAQLEKEEVTVCARCHSLRNYGQVKNQTAENLIPDFDFDKLISTRLMKPTGNADSTVVVIVVDCVDFDGSFPKRAAKSLFESLEGGRDGLPRSKKLPKLVLVATKVDLLPSQISPTRLDRWVRHRAKAHGAPRLNGVYLVSSRKDLGVRNLLTFVKDLAGPRGHVWVIGAQNAGKSTLINAFAKKGGVKATKLTEAAVPGTTLGILRIGGVLSAKAKMYDTPGLLHPYLMSMRLNREEQKMVEIRKELRPRTYRIKQGQTIHVGGLMRLDLNQASVQTIYVTVWASPNVSLHLGKVENADEIWNKHAGVRLQPPIGVDRLSELGKWESREVKVSGTSWDVNSVDLSAAGLGWFSLGLKGEATLTLWTFDGIEITTREPLVLDRAPFLERPGFLLPKAISDAITKENKTESQKEDALV
- the LOC110937953 gene encoding protein EARLY RESPONSIVE TO DEHYDRATION 15 gives rise to the protein MSLVSQRRSNLNPNAPLFIPAAVRQVEDFSPEWWQLVKTSTWFHDYWLSQQQPQQGTDGSFGNTADDCDIVDMLPDSIDTDEDLLSMEAQYEQFLHSSWMESVNAFGSPAYQQMPSNGLGIEAETLIRSLSLSKATPGSQVEMARYAEKPVRSFSPKIHSQRIQQPR